The following coding sequences lie in one Sporomusaceae bacterium FL31 genomic window:
- a CDS encoding phosphoglycolate phosphatase, whose product MKILFWDIDGTLIRTAKAGLFAFEQAVAEIYCREIDYSKVATSGMTDNHIAAQVIAAIQDGQASSQDISKLTKRYEELLPAHLAERKGFILPSVKEILAHLQGNKDYVCLLLTGNSRCGSEIKLNFYDLAQYFNFDASAFCGHQIERNDIARTALSTVAKLYPEVTMEDVYVIGDTPNDINCGKTIGAKTIAVATGNYSYHQLSEYSPWWAVDKLPTPEEFVKKLAE is encoded by the coding sequence TTGAAGATTTTATTTTGGGATATTGATGGCACGCTGATTAGAACTGCTAAGGCGGGCTTATTTGCTTTTGAGCAAGCTGTTGCTGAAATTTATTGCCGGGAAATAGATTACTCCAAGGTTGCAACCAGTGGTATGACCGATAACCATATTGCCGCTCAGGTTATTGCAGCTATTCAGGATGGACAAGCTTCCAGTCAGGATATTAGCAAACTTACCAAGCGTTATGAGGAATTGCTGCCAGCTCATTTGGCCGAGCGAAAAGGCTTTATTTTGCCTTCAGTAAAAGAAATTCTGGCGCATCTGCAGGGCAATAAGGACTATGTTTGCCTTTTGCTGACCGGCAATAGCCGCTGTGGCTCAGAAATAAAACTCAACTTTTACGATTTGGCTCAGTATTTTAATTTTGATGCCAGTGCATTTTGCGGACATCAAATAGAACGCAATGATATCGCGAGAACTGCGTTAAGCACAGTTGCCAAGCTCTATCCAGAGGTTACAATGGAAGATGTCTATGTCATTGGCGATACTCCTAATGATATCAACTGTGGCAAAACAATCGGTGCAAAGACAATCGCCGTGGCAACTGGCAATTATAGCTATCATCAGCTGAGTGAGTATTCTCCCTGGTGGGCTGTAGATAAGCTGCCTACGCCTGAAGAGTTTGTGAAAAAATTGGCAGAATGA
- a CDS encoding protease, whose product MKLEINHTTRYRYIEEVTDSINEVRLTPRTNYRQACYHHSITTEPLAGLFSYEDFFGNRVYSFSVSKPHKQLTIKTHSIVVTQEQDPQSESGLPLPDELAILRDSRFKNRYAEFLLATPYVDLSDQVRQYAGQIAHITKVGSVYNTVRGVTERIYQDFSYQPGTTNVATTAKDTLSLKHGVCQDFAHLMLAICRAQGIPARYISGYHFVGDLQGGHADFKQASHAWVEAFIPGIGWLGFDPTNNGTMNWRYVKLGHGRDYSDIVPIKGVYTGAGCSKMEVIVDVRKIEDEASLSQSITTAESNLRAYEGGSMGTKAAGAAQ is encoded by the coding sequence ATGAAATTGGAGATCAATCATACTACACGTTATCGTTATATCGAAGAGGTTACTGACAGCATTAACGAAGTCCGTTTAACTCCTCGTACCAATTACCGGCAGGCCTGCTATCACCATTCAATTACGACTGAGCCATTAGCCGGCTTGTTTTCCTACGAGGATTTTTTTGGTAATCGTGTTTATTCATTCTCGGTCAGCAAGCCCCATAAACAGCTTACGATCAAGACTCACTCTATTGTGGTTACCCAGGAGCAAGACCCACAGTCTGAAAGTGGTCTGCCGTTACCTGACGAACTTGCTATTTTACGGGACTCTCGCTTTAAAAATCGTTATGCTGAATTTCTTCTGGCTACACCCTATGTTGATTTAAGTGATCAAGTGAGGCAATATGCCGGTCAAATTGCTCATATCACCAAGGTCGGCAGTGTTTATAACACCGTACGGGGCGTTACCGAACGGATTTATCAAGATTTTTCGTATCAACCGGGAACTACCAATGTTGCAACAACTGCTAAAGACACATTGAGCTTGAAACACGGTGTGTGCCAGGATTTTGCGCATCTGATGCTGGCAATATGCCGTGCGCAGGGAATCCCAGCTCGATATATTAGTGGATATCATTTTGTTGGTGATTTACAAGGTGGGCATGCTGATTTCAAACAGGCCTCGCATGCTTGGGTTGAAGCCTTTATTCCAGGTATTGGCTGGCTGGGTTTTGATCCCACGAATAATGGAACCATGAATTGGCGTTATGTAAAATTAGGACATGGCCGGGACTATTCTGATATTGTACCGATAAAAGGAGTCTATACGGGAGCGGGTTGTTCAAAAATGGAAGTCATTGTTGATGTACGTAAGATTGAAGATGAGGCTAGTTTGTCTCAGAGTATTACGACAGCCGAAAGTAATTTACGAGCCTATGAGGGCGGCAGCATGGGAACAAAGGCGGCTGGAGCAGCGCAGTAA
- the bioD gene encoding ATP-dependent dethiobiotin synthetase BioD: MKGLFITATDTEVGKTVITGAIAAALKARGINIGVVKPLASGGVANKQGQLVAEDATFLMKAAGLAEDKRALVNTVCLQLALTPAVAAMQTGVSIDMPEVISSCRYSAEMFDNVLVEGVGGIIAPLWEDYLVADMMAELGLPAVIVTRPNLGTINHTVLTVEYAKQRGIKLAGIVINRWNQDQAGVLEQSNIDYIERLTGLPILGKFPVTTSISVPEARVEGLAELAEQHLDIDRLIEAMEVGQ, from the coding sequence ATGAAAGGTTTATTTATAACAGCAACAGACACTGAAGTTGGCAAAACAGTCATTACTGGTGCGATTGCAGCGGCGCTTAAAGCCCGCGGTATCAACATCGGTGTTGTCAAACCATTGGCATCAGGCGGTGTTGCGAACAAACAGGGACAGTTAGTGGCCGAAGATGCCACGTTTCTAATGAAAGCAGCCGGTCTGGCTGAAGACAAACGGGCACTTGTCAATACCGTTTGCCTGCAATTGGCATTAACTCCGGCCGTTGCGGCCATGCAGACCGGTGTGAGTATTGATATGCCGGAGGTCATCTCAAGCTGTCGGTATAGTGCAGAGATGTTTGATAACGTGTTGGTAGAAGGTGTTGGCGGGATCATAGCTCCCTTATGGGAAGATTATCTGGTTGCCGATATGATGGCTGAATTAGGTTTGCCGGCAGTTATTGTTACCAGACCCAATTTAGGAACCATCAATCATACCGTACTGACTGTTGAATATGCGAAACAGCGCGGGATTAAGCTTGCCGGTATTGTAATAAACCGTTGGAATCAAGATCAGGCCGGCGTTTTAGAGCAAAGCAACATTGATTATATTGAGCGTTTGACCGGATTGCCGATATTGGGCAAATTCCCGGTAACAACTTCAATTAGTGTTCCTGAGGCACGTGTAGAAGGACTGGCTGAATTAGCCGAGCAGCACTTAGATATCGACAGGCTGATTGAGGCTATGGAGGTAGGACAATGA
- the bioA gene encoding adenosylmethionine-8-amino-7-oxononanoate aminotransferase: MSEFERKDKQYVWHPFTQMKGWLESSQTVITDASGIKLTDTDGREYYDAVSSLWVNIHGHRRAEIDQAIMNQLGKVAHSTALGLANVPAAEYAEQLVKVAPEGLNKVFYSDDGSTAVEVAIKMAFQYWQHKGKPDKKRFVALEQAYHGDTVGTVSVGGIDLFHRVFKPLLFEPFHVPSPSCYHCKLADSPEQCGLACAQALEELLAAKHEEIAALVIEPLVQAAAGMLMSPPGYLAKVREITQKYNVLLIADEVATGFGRTGKLFACEHEQVRPDLMCLSKGITGGYLPLAATLTTDEIYQAFLGDMADKRTFYHGHSYTANQLGCAAALASLKIFADEQVIEGLEPKIAAIRTKLAMIGEQEHVGDARQCGMIAGIELMQDKTAKQPYPWDQTTGAKVCIKAREYGVFIRPVGDVVVFMPPLCSTIAEINHMLDIVYRSIDEVTIQGKITASGGGAHF; this comes from the coding sequence ATGAGCGAATTTGAGCGTAAGGATAAGCAGTATGTATGGCACCCATTTACTCAAATGAAAGGCTGGCTGGAGAGTTCACAAACCGTGATCACTGATGCAAGCGGAATAAAATTAACGGATACTGATGGCCGCGAGTATTATGATGCGGTATCTTCTTTATGGGTCAACATTCACGGTCATCGACGGGCTGAAATTGATCAGGCTATTATGAATCAGCTGGGGAAGGTCGCCCATAGTACGGCATTAGGCTTGGCTAATGTTCCGGCTGCTGAATATGCTGAACAATTGGTAAAGGTGGCTCCTGAAGGGTTAAATAAAGTATTTTATTCTGATGATGGCTCCACAGCGGTAGAGGTTGCCATCAAGATGGCCTTTCAATACTGGCAGCATAAAGGCAAGCCGGATAAGAAGCGGTTTGTTGCTTTAGAGCAAGCTTATCATGGCGATACAGTGGGTACCGTGAGCGTGGGTGGTATTGATTTATTCCACCGGGTGTTCAAGCCGTTGCTGTTTGAACCGTTTCATGTACCATCGCCATCCTGTTATCACTGTAAACTGGCCGATAGTCCTGAACAATGCGGGTTGGCATGCGCCCAAGCATTGGAGGAACTATTGGCTGCAAAGCATGAAGAAATTGCTGCGCTGGTTATCGAGCCATTAGTCCAGGCAGCTGCTGGCATGCTGATGTCGCCGCCGGGGTATTTAGCTAAAGTGAGAGAGATAACCCAGAAGTACAACGTTTTGCTCATTGCTGACGAAGTTGCAACTGGTTTTGGCCGTACAGGAAAGTTGTTTGCCTGTGAGCATGAGCAAGTTCGCCCTGATCTGATGTGCCTGTCAAAAGGAATTACCGGTGGCTACCTGCCGCTGGCAGCTACGTTAACCACGGATGAGATTTATCAAGCATTTTTAGGCGATATGGCTGACAAAAGGACGTTTTATCATGGACACTCTTATACGGCCAATCAATTAGGCTGTGCTGCTGCACTAGCTAGTTTGAAAATATTCGCCGATGAGCAGGTGATTGAAGGTCTTGAGCCTAAAATCGCAGCAATTCGTACAAAGCTTGCTATGATTGGTGAACAGGAACATGTTGGCGATGCCCGTCAATGCGGTATGATCGCTGGTATCGAGTTGATGCAGGATAAGACAGCTAAGCAGCCTTATCCCTGGGATCAAACGACTGGAGCAAAAGTTTGTATAAAAGCCCGTGAGTATGGTGTATTCATTCGTCCTGTGGGGGATGTCGTTGTCTTTATGCCGCCATTATGCAGTACAATTGCAGAAATTAACCATATGCTAGATATCGTTTACCGGTCTATCGACGAAGTGACTATTCAGGGTAAAATAACTGCTAGCGGCGGCGGCGCCCATTTTTAA
- the kbl gene encoding 8-amino-7-oxononanoate synthase 1, translating into MDFLQDYLMAVKQKDLYRQTFTYEPVDATHVKCEDKNYLMLASNNYLGLTHHVSVQQAACEAICRYGTGSGGARLTTGTHPDYTCLENELAAFKGVDAAVVFNTGYMANVGTISALMGPEDIVFSDELNHASIIDGCRLAKSRIVVFRHSDMNHLAQCLAQNPCTGRKLIVVDGVFSMDGDIAPLADITELAEKYGAMVMVDDAHATGVLGHGRGTAAHFGLKDRVHIQMGTLSKAVGAEGGYVAGSRPLIEYLINKARSYIFSTALAPATVAAARAALNIIACNPEIVERLSENARFMRNGLIAAGLTVDQGETPIIPVVVGEAATAITLAKELRQAGLIITAIRPPTVPVGQSRLRITVSAAHHQQELTQAIEKIALAAKRIGILRGDNG; encoded by the coding sequence ATGGATTTTTTACAAGACTATCTGATGGCAGTAAAACAAAAAGATTTATACCGTCAAACATTTACTTATGAACCAGTGGATGCAACCCATGTCAAATGTGAGGACAAAAACTATTTGATGCTTGCTTCAAATAATTATCTTGGCTTGACGCATCATGTCAGTGTGCAGCAAGCGGCCTGTGAAGCTATCTGCCGGTATGGGACCGGTTCGGGCGGTGCACGCCTAACGACGGGAACTCATCCTGACTATACTTGCTTGGAAAATGAATTGGCTGCATTTAAGGGTGTTGACGCTGCTGTTGTTTTTAATACCGGCTATATGGCCAATGTCGGCACAATCAGTGCCTTGATGGGGCCTGAAGATATTGTCTTTAGTGATGAACTGAACCATGCAAGTATTATTGACGGCTGTCGCTTAGCTAAATCACGAATTGTGGTGTTTCGTCATTCTGATATGAATCATTTAGCGCAGTGTTTGGCACAAAATCCCTGTACCGGGCGAAAATTAATTGTGGTAGATGGTGTTTTCAGCATGGATGGTGATATTGCTCCGCTTGCAGATATCACGGAATTAGCCGAAAAATACGGTGCTATGGTGATGGTGGATGATGCGCATGCAACTGGAGTACTTGGCCACGGCCGCGGTACTGCTGCCCATTTTGGGTTAAAAGATCGTGTGCACATCCAAATGGGAACGCTCAGTAAAGCGGTTGGGGCTGAAGGTGGTTATGTTGCTGGCAGCCGACCATTGATTGAATACCTGATCAACAAAGCTCGCAGCTATATATTTTCCACTGCATTAGCACCAGCGACCGTTGCGGCGGCCCGGGCTGCGCTGAATATCATTGCATGCAATCCGGAAATCGTTGAGCGATTATCAGAAAATGCAAGGTTTATGCGCAATGGCTTGATTGCAGCCGGACTTACTGTCGATCAGGGCGAGACGCCCATCATTCCCGTCGTTGTGGGAGAAGCTGCAACGGCGATAACGCTAGCCAAAGAGCTGCGGCAAGCTGGATTAATTATTACGGCGATCAGACCGCCAACTGTTCCGGTAGGACAGAGCCGATTGAGGATTACAGTCTCGGCGGCTCATCATCAACAAGAGCTGACTCAGGCCATTGAGAAAATTGCCCTGGCTGCTAAACGGATAGGAATTTTAAGAGGTGACAACGGATGA
- the ywbI_6 gene encoding putative HTH-type transcriptional regulator YwbI: MDVRHLTYFIEVARHRSFTKAAQALHITQPSISKMVKILEEELGVTLFNRTAKQAELTDAGKAVLRQAQQIVHSVNNLTSELSDVINIKRGNIIIGLPPMVGVSFFPSVIGDFNHLYPQITQKLIEVGSKQVEHGVEDGSLDIGVVALPVKNELFNMFSFVKEPLRLIVYPEHPLANKELVHFSELKQDHFVLFREDFTIRDRILERCSQNGFYPKIVCESSQWDFIAEMVAAKLGIALLPDTITKELPPSRIKTLTLAPPEIPWHLAIIWRKDKYLSFAAREWLKFTSTRFGVNFDLKS, encoded by the coding sequence ATGGACGTACGACATTTGACGTATTTTATTGAAGTTGCTCGTCACCGCAGCTTTACCAAAGCTGCACAGGCCTTGCATATCACTCAGCCTTCAATAAGCAAAATGGTTAAAATATTGGAAGAAGAGCTAGGAGTAACCTTATTTAATCGGACAGCCAAACAAGCCGAGTTAACAGACGCCGGTAAAGCTGTCTTACGACAGGCGCAGCAAATCGTTCATTCTGTCAATAATCTTACGTCAGAATTGTCTGATGTAATTAATATAAAAAGAGGGAATATTATTATTGGTCTTCCACCAATGGTAGGAGTCAGTTTCTTTCCTAGTGTTATTGGCGACTTTAATCATTTATATCCCCAGATTACGCAAAAATTAATTGAAGTTGGTTCTAAACAGGTCGAACATGGCGTCGAAGATGGCAGCTTGGATATTGGCGTCGTCGCCTTGCCTGTGAAAAACGAACTATTTAATATGTTTTCTTTTGTCAAAGAACCCTTGCGGCTGATTGTCTATCCCGAACATCCATTAGCCAACAAAGAACTTGTCCACTTCTCCGAATTAAAACAAGACCACTTTGTTTTATTCCGCGAAGATTTTACGATTCGTGACCGGATTCTGGAACGCTGCAGCCAAAATGGCTTTTATCCGAAGATTGTCTGTGAAAGCTCTCAATGGGATTTCATTGCCGAGATGGTTGCCGCCAAATTAGGAATTGCCTTGCTGCCTGATACCATTACCAAAGAATTGCCCCCATCGCGTATTAAGACCCTTACATTAGCTCCACCGGAAATTCCTTGGCATCTGGCAATTATCTGGCGCAAAGACAAATATCTATCCTTTGCGGCCAGGGAATGGTTAAAATTCACGAGTACACGCTTTGGTGTTAATTTTGATTTGAAAAGTTGA
- the bioW gene encoding 6-carboxyhexanoate--CoA ligase — protein sequence MLYSVRMRAAQGASHEAGGRHISGAERLVNQEQIADLTQAMLTRAFSHTRGQVDFINITIETVAEQSVRRLKLLPITTIDVADVESGRLAAKAALVGAGVQAKAVEAGMEQLLKLDDSMRGAMLICAETGKRLDHTAARGIRVSRMDIADDSGFTQWLASQGFGNVHIREAVVLATKVVSAQGVIAELCWSDDPEYTAGYVASAAGYIRFPWLKPYGSPHGGRLFFVQPGTSMEELTTYLESQPVLVVAPEEAE from the coding sequence ATGCTTTACAGCGTTAGAATGAGAGCTGCTCAGGGAGCTTCCCATGAGGCTGGAGGAAGGCATATTTCTGGAGCCGAGCGATTAGTGAATCAGGAGCAAATTGCTGATTTGACTCAGGCGATGTTAACGCGTGCTTTTTCTCACACCCGTGGACAGGTCGATTTTATTAATATAACCATTGAAACAGTTGCTGAACAATCTGTTCGCAGGCTGAAGCTTTTACCAATTACCACCATTGATGTTGCTGATGTTGAATCAGGACGCTTAGCAGCGAAAGCTGCTTTAGTTGGAGCCGGTGTACAGGCAAAGGCTGTTGAAGCAGGAATGGAGCAACTGCTAAAGCTTGATGATAGTATGCGCGGGGCCATGCTGATTTGTGCTGAAACGGGAAAACGGCTGGATCATACTGCTGCACGCGGGATTCGGGTATCCCGCATGGATATTGCTGATGATTCAGGGTTTACCCAGTGGTTGGCCAGTCAGGGCTTTGGCAATGTTCATATTCGTGAGGCCGTTGTGCTGGCTACTAAAGTGGTGTCAGCCCAAGGCGTTATTGCTGAACTTTGCTGGTCGGATGATCCTGAGTATACGGCTGGTTATGTAGCTTCTGCTGCCGGCTATATTCGCTTTCCCTGGCTTAAGCCGTACGGCAGCCCGCATGGGGGGCGGCTGTTTTTTGTCCAACCAGGTACAAGCATGGAAGAATTAACGACTTATTTAGAAAGCCAGCCTGTATTGGTGGTCGCGCCAGAGGAGGCGGAATAA